A single Stigmatella aurantiaca DNA region contains:
- a CDS encoding YtxH domain-containing protein, with the protein MFTARDLKKLEKDDLLNLIGLETRKDTADYLLPALGAFTVGVLLGVGVGVLLAPKPGQELRTDLRNRFQSGQDAVSGAVGRVTEGVTRNA; encoded by the coding sequence ATGTTCACCGCCAGAGACCTCAAGAAGCTCGAGAAGGACGACCTGCTCAACCTCATCGGGCTCGAGACCCGCAAGGACACCGCGGACTACCTGCTGCCCGCGCTGGGCGCCTTCACCGTGGGCGTGCTGCTCGGCGTCGGCGTGGGCGTGCTGCTGGCCCCCAAGCCGGGCCAGGAGCTGCGCACGGACCTGCGCAACCGGTTCCAGAGCGGCCAGGACGCGGTCTCCGGCGCGGTGGGCCGCGTGACCGAGGGCGTCACCCGCAACGCCTGA